tgtttttgttgggAAACTATCTTGAGTTCTACAAAATTTATGATATGTTGATGTATTTAATCTCCTTTAAAAACCTCCACTCATACTTCAGCCATCAGGGATATCTTCCCCAAGATGCCAGAGGCGTCAGACTCATCTCCACGTTGACACAGTTGTGAGATGAAAGGGGCCCTTGCACCATTTAATGGGTTCAATATATCCTGCTTTACCGCTGCAGGCATACCTGATCTATTCCAGCAGTGTGGCAGCAGGAGCTCAGACAGGTATAGAGGAGTGCAAATACCAGTTTGCGTGGGACCGTTGGAACTGCCCGGAGAGAGCTCTGCAACTATCCACACACAGCAGCCTGCGCAGTGGTGAGTCCAGAGACGAGCCGCCCGTAATACCATTGGAGAGAGAGGTCGCTTCTCTGCACGGGGATCACGGGTGACGAAAAATAGGCCGAAATGGACTTTGTTACTCGATGGGTTCTCCCAAGTTTCTCAATGAAGGGAGAGTCAAAACAGTTCCCTCCCTTCAGTATAGTGAACACGGGCGCTTCAGCCATAACAAACACACTAATCCATTTCTATACCTCCAATTACTGCCTCTTATTGGTGCATATTTGAAAGCGACGTACCTAAATGCACCAGGCTAAAGAGTCAAAGTCAACACAGTGTATGCACAGTTTAACAAAGACCTGCATGCAATACAGAAAGCTGACTACAGTCAAATTTTCAGGCTATTTTAGACATTACAGTAACTTCAAATATGCAATATGTGACTTGTTGCAAGTTATTCAACTAATCAGAAATGATATTAGAATTCATCTATTTCCTAACAAAAATAGTtactgtgtctgtctgtcaacagCAAATAGAGAGACGGCGTTTGTTCATGCCATCAGCTCTGCTGGAGTGATGTACACGTTAACCAGGAACTGCAGTCTTGGAGACTTTGACAACTGTGGCTGTGATGACAGTAGGAATGGACAGAGAGGTCAGAGAAAAACACCaatctataaataaatacatacagcaGAAGagttttccttaaaaaaaagaaagaaatagaacAGGTAACTTCACTGAATTCCTTCCTTGCTCTCCTAGGTGGTCACGGTTGGCTCTGGGGTGGTTGCAGTGACAATGTGGGTTTTGGCGAGGCTATCTCCAAACAGTTCGTCGACGCCTTGGAGACTGGGCAGGATGCACGCGCTGCCATGAATCTCCATAATAACGAAGCTGGACGCAAGGTAGAGTCGGTGCTCTCAATTCATCCCATCCTTCTGGCACTGACAGATGAGGTCTTAGAATAATGTGGTACAATTACGTCTCCATTTGAACCATACGATATTTAAACTAGGTGGCCACTCGGTTCAAATTTTGGGAGTCTCTCCTGGCCCTCCAACTGATTGCACAGTGTAAAGCACCTTTTCAATCATTTTTCCTTTCTCAGAATTACACTGACTGTGCCACCCAAGGATCCCTTTCACTTCGTTATAAGCGAGTGCCACTCGTCCCCAATAATGACAGTGTGTTCGCTGTACCAGAAGGGCCCATTTACCAGCGCTGAATGCCTCTTATGACAATACCTCAACTCAAGAATCTGACGATCACTGGTGCAAGCTTAATTAGAGATCATGGGGAGCCAGACATTGCACAGCATTCTGTATTATGCTGCTTTCTTAAAATAAGTGTTTAGTTTTATTCTTGCAATAAGGATCCCACATTTATGTTGGGCTTTGTTTGGCCCCAGGGGAGACTGAAGGGACCACAGGCGTGCAGCTGAAGTGCTCTTTGTTTACGTGCCTTTGCTCCCCCCTGTTGGGCCCTAGGAATCTCCATGGCACCTGGAGCATCAttgtaacagaaaaaagtggggatagaaagagagaaaaactcCTTTTTCATTTCTCCACTCAATGGGACTTTCCATTGGGTATCGTCACACTGGAAAACATGTTGATAATGAACATGCTAAATAAATACTTCTATTTCTTCTGAAGGGATAATAGGGCTCTATGTGAAACTTTGATTCAGCTTTAAGAAAGTTCATCCCCTCCTCGTGAAATGAAAATGTCCCTTTTGAACTGACAGCTGTTTTGCGTTGGGTAAAGTCAGGAAACACTGAGGACAACAAAGACACTCAGCAATGGACCTTGACGCTATCATTTCTTCAATTCAGTGCAtggattgtgttgtttttttttttttaaacttggaaAAGTTTTTGTTAAACTGGAACGCTTTAAATACAATCATCTAATTTGATAACACATCAATCAAGACACAAGAAGCATCCTGTCCTGTTTTACTCTCATAACCTTACTCGAATACACCGTGGACACGTGTGTATGCACACACTGGAATcactttgtttgatttttgttaaACTAATACTCACCAGTACAATAAACTAAATGAAACTTTAAGaagtaaatatattttgtgtCTGTCTCCAGGCTGTGAAGGGAACCATgcagaaaacatgcaaatgcCACGGGGTATCAGGAAGCTGCACCACCCAAACCTGCTGGCTGCAGCTGCCCGAGTTCAGAGAGGTGGGGAACTATTTGAAGGAGAAGTACCACCGGGCTCTGAAGGTGGATCTCCTCAGAGGCGGCGGGAACAGTGCGGCCAGCCGGGGTGCCATTGCTGACACCTTCAGCTCCATCTCTCGCAAGGAACTCGTCCACCTGGAGGACTCTCCAGATTACTGCCTGGAAAACCGTACTCTGGGCCTACCGGGCACAGAGGGCCGTGAATGCCTCAAGAAGGGCAAGAACTTGAGTAAATGGGAGAAGCGGAGCTGCAAGAGACTATGTGGAGAGTGTGGTCTGGCTGTGGAGGAGCGCAAAGCTGAGATGGTGTCAAGCTGTAATTGTAAATTTCACTGGTGCTGTGCGGTGAAGTGTGATCAGTGCAGAAAGACAGTGACCAAGTACTTTTGTGTGAAGAAAGGAGGTCAGAGGGTAAGGAATGAGAGCGCCAGCGGCCGACGGAAGAACCTCAGACTAAGAAAGAAGCACTGAGCATCTTCATCGCTTCTCCCGTACTGCCATCGTGTTTGTACCACTGCAGCTCCTATTAACACCCGACTCCTTGCATATTGAGATAGTGTTTGTTGAtatgatagaaaaaaaacacacaacttcagATCATCTCCAGACAGTGCTACAAGAAAGAGGTGATGAGTAGGGAGAAGTGTTACAACTTTGTAAATCTGTGGAACAAATATATTTAAGATATATTTTTATACGTTTTAGAAAATTTTGAAAAGTTGCCGCTCATCTGAAGAGATTTACCCCAACTTTAAAGTTCAACACAaggttaattatttattttcatacgcgcacaaaaactttttaaaaaattcattcaCATATAAGAAGCCTCGTCACATGATCTGACTATTCAATGAATGGCAGAattaacattcatttttcaattaACTATTGTATTTGTATTCCCATGAATGCATCAGACTGTCAGCCCAGCTGTAATCTTTGCACCTATTTCAACTGTTGCTGCGaagattacatttatttttaaaattttgacattttgggaaacaCAGTGCTCCCTTATTGTCTGTTGCGTCCTCTTGatgtatttaaatgtgtataaaatgAAGCACTTTGTATTGTACATTGTTAATTTATTTCACTGCATTAGATTTGCTTTATTGTTAGTTTCTGTTTTTGGATTGTCATCTATTAAAATGTAATGGAAGAATAATAAATCTTTCACACGTATGTATCCTTCATGATGAAGAGGGTGTTCCTTCTTTGTTAAAGTGTTCTTTGAGGCAGTGATACCTGGCAATTTGCAGCAAACACAACCTAATTCCTTACATTCCTCAGACTGAAGTTAGGATACTCCGGGGCAAACCAACAAGAATAGAAAACTTTCCAGCAAACTCTTTGTTCCATCGCGTCTTTCCAATTTTCACCTCAACAAATATCTCCCAGCTTCCCTCCCTCATCATGGTAATCCTCAAAGAGCTCCCAACTCCCAAGCACTTGGAAGTTTCTTTACTGTTTAATACTAGTTTAATTAACTTTGTCCAAACAGAGTAGGGATGTGGGGGTGAAGGGCATGAGGCAAGTTGCCCTTAAAAAATCATTCCGCCTCTAATTTTGTATGCTAATCTTCTTTTTCACGCCGCACCTCCTCAGGAGTGGGGGAAAGAAATGTTGGGAAAACTTTGGTCTGCCTGTGCACGGCTTCCTGCGGCTGTTTTATTTCTGGGCCCACCTATTTGGGTCCTTTCACTCCTCTAGGGCCTTCCTTTGCTCCTTTTAACAATGAATGCAGAGCTAATCAGCTCTTTCGGAAATGCACCACTGTCGAGGAAGGTAATCCCTTCTTCTCTACTCTGAATGGGCTGTCGCCTTCTAAAGGACTTTGGGAAAAGGCTTTCCACAGATTCACACTGTTCTCTCAAAAGAAGTTAGTTCAAGTATTGTGCCCAAACAAGTGGGTTTTATAAACACATGCTTGCCAAGATACTCACTCCACCTGCAAGTAAGAAGTGCCAGGCCCAAGGCAGACTAGCACATGGCAGCCGAATCCGAAACCCTTCAGACGAGATGGGACATGAAAGAGGAGATTAGAGGTCCCATTGAGTAGGGGGCGTTCATTTCTGCACCTTCGTCCTTTTACTCAATAAAGTGTCAAGGAAACACCTTGTTGACATCTTATTTACCAAATAATGATCATAATCaaaactcctccctcctctgatGACCCCTGCGGCCTGTCTGGATTGCTCTGTCTGGCATGCAATAAAAACCCTCTCACTAACAAAAGACCCGGCAttccaagttttttttcccctgcagcTTTGTAGAAATTATGCAATTTATGGTGATGAAGAATTCAACTGAGGCACAAAACAATGTTCATTCACAGTGTTTTAAACAGGATGCAAGGTCCCAACCAATTTTTGGgttaaaatatcacattttggTTCACAGAATgcatttattcttatttttcttctttggttAGTCATGTGAGGCATGTAGTGGCTGAGAATCTGCAGAAAGTtacccactcacacacatgtgacACATAATCAGCTGCAGCAGAGTTGAGAGACACTGCAGCGTTTCAACACGGAGTCTGAAAATGATTTCATGTTTAACCTAGACAGAACATGTCACCCGCTATTGACTGTAGGTTCGACAAGGACAGAGGAAAAGATTCGCTGTGCAGAATCACAGCTGTTGCTCTTGACCCCGCTGGACAgttctgtttgtctttaaacACGTGTAATCTCATATTCAGAACATTACATAAGCAGAAACCTGAATTACAGATAGAGAAACTTCTCAAAGGAAATCAAATCAAGGAATATCGTATATTTAACTGCGTGTGTGAAACAGCGCTCAACGTTGATCGTGACTCAGACTACACAAATTTCCCCCCACCCAGAGAGTGACACGACCTTCGACTGAGGGGTCTGAACTTCCGTCTCACATGCTGGTCctgtcacattttatttgccGTAACATTTAAGCCTGAGGTGGCGGAGAGGGACGTGACACcatggaggaagagaggagttTCAAGTAGACACTTTCTCACGATCAGTTTGTACTCGTGTAGAGAACACTGGACAATATGGATAGAAATATATCaaaaggttgtttgtaagtttatATATCTGGCAAAATTAAAAGACAATTGTTATCAATTGTTTAACGTTGACACAGAATTTTTCTATGATGCAATATTTTTgtgactttaaaaaatattactctgatatatgaataaaatagacaaaaataTAGTGAGGAAGAATGCAATCAATGAAATATGTGAGAATGACTTATAATGCTTCAAAGAACCCTCGACTAATAGGATTTATGGCTTAGGGGTTCTGGACCTACCACACCTTTAGGGGCTGGTGTCAGTGTGAATGTGAGAGAAAGCCAACACACATGACCACAGATGAGTGGAACGTTTATGCTCTTAAAGCGTTTAAAACAAAATCCACTGAAATCTGTGCTCACCTTGTGTTATTAGgttgatttgtttgtgttttgctcaAGAAAGAGAAGATAATATCTGATTTGACTCATTAGGAAACTGTTTAATTGCAGAGCCATCACTCATCATGAGTATTTGTTTTGACTGCAGTTCAACTGTTTGAAAGTGTTCAACACTGTTGGTGTTTAACAGTAACTACGGGACTCAGTTGTTTCTCGAGGGTCATTCGGGTGGCTGATAGGAGAGCTGTGGGCATCTgcgaaagaagaaaagagaggagCATCAGCCAGATCAGCTCGGATTAGCTCACTGAGCTACGCAGGAAGTGGCGAGCATTGGAAGCCACCAGGTAGCCGGAATAGGTCCCTGTTGATGAAGCATGACTGAAGGGAAAATGCACGAGATGCGTCAGATTTTGCACAAACAagaaagcaagcaaacaaatagGTAATTATAGAAAATGGGGGTAAAATTATACTGTTTTTGATTAtgtaaatatttagaaaattgtAACTGTTCATCCTCATTGAATATTTATTGAATTCTTTGGGtttcacagaaaacaaaatatataaaatacctttttcatcaaataattaatagaaaaatactctttgttattattattattattattattattattattattatagttatttaTTAGAACAAATACAACAGTTTAGAGCACAATAAATGAGAACTTGAGCAGAGAAATGTTGCAGCTCTACTAGTACTACATAATAGGGTTGAGCCAGGTACTCGTCTCAGatgagtatccggtacggataatgcatttttgatGAGTACAATCATGCTACGAATAAAACTTGTCAATACTCGtgattattcattaattcattcattcattcatttttgtgaccgcttcatccacttgtgcgggtcacggggagctggagcccatcccagttGGCATAGCTGAaagaaaatcctcagaactgactgtcttcacgctctgtgattgacCAGTCACAAACAGCACctgcccctccctacagagacactACAGAGGCTCTCTGccccactctcgcacacacacagacattgactgatctctctgtgcgtggcttcactgtagctcacgtTGCTATCCTTAGGtgttcttcagcttgcctctattttggtCTGTTTAAGGtaacttggtgaacttgtttcttgttttgtttcgtTGCACGTACAcagtgcatttgaccagacagagctgaaaaatgctctctttctccctctcacacagtcactcagtcacacacacatgcacagacacagacacacacaaacacaccttaataaactttgtttaactttgtgttaaaaaaaacagcaagaaTATCAGGcggtaaaaataaatcaataattggcaaaaaacagtttgatcataagaattataaaaaaataaaaagaaaaaaaattagaaagttgtgttgagtatgacaattgttgttcatgcatactttgtatttcataatttcctattgcatgcgttgtattcattaataaacttcatgttctgagttaataaaaaaacttcttctcctacttttgtgatcaaaaacattgatttgaatctcaattttgaggctgttctgtaaatagttttaaaataaacaataaatacagcaacttctgatcaatccatatcaatttcatacttaaaataatgtaccgatttaagccccacccatttccggtcaaaccacacccacttctgtCCCGCCCATCCCctcccgcccattccgagtacagttACCGATATAGAGAATTTAGATAGTTGAACAGAtgcagatacagatacagatagtggtgtacttgctcatccctaCTACATACATAGGGTGACCCAGTGTCATATAAAGGTTCAGTCAAGTCCTAATTTATGATTAATCATCCCAAATCCTATATCTCATTCGTAACACAATTGCGACTGAACTGGAGTTTTGAATATTTATATCGTAACAAAGCACAATTCTGATTATAGTTGTGAAACATCTCTGTTGTGTTACCCATGCACAGACTGGCACAGTTATCTTCACAGTCTACGAATTATGACTCTCATAtggtttttaaaaactttttatagTATATTCACAGAGGGTAATTAAACCATCGCATTGTCATGGAGTTCAGAGTCCAGTGATCATCTACGTAAGAGGTAAAAATGCTTCTGcatgttggggtggcggggttGATTGTGAACCGCTTCTTTACTAATCATTAATAGGACATCTATGCAAAGTGTTTTagtaaaacaactaaaaaatgtACCATTGGAACCAAGCCCACCACCCCCATTAATAGAGACATCTGACAGGACAGGTACACATCAGGGATCTGACCATATATTAAGACACAGAATCCTAGTGGTCAACGTGATTAATAAGATTTAGAGCCTACTCCATCTCCCTCAACACCACCCTGGAAATGACCAAAGAGAGTCTGGTTCCACTGAGCAAAGGTACAATGTGCTTTTCTCCCTCATGAGAAATGAAGTGATCGTGTTGTACCgctgaggtaaccctaaccatTGGCAAATATTTACTCAGCATTTCAAAAGTGTTCACTTACTGTGGTGCTACTGTACCTCTCACAGACAAAGAATAAGGGAGTGGGGACTACCTCCGTGCAGTGTCCTGTATCATTGTCAGTCAGGAACAATACAATAATATTATGTATCATCGCTTCCTAATGCACAGTGTATTGATTGGACCATTGATCGGACCATTGGTGTAAAACACTCCTCTACAATATACTGTGTAGAGCAGTATTAGTCATGACAGTGCATCCTACTTACATCACAATCCATGTGCATAAACACACAACTTGTCTCTATACCTGTGAAACAAGTATAGCAGAGGAAAATGTAACCAGAAAAATTTGCCCTGTGAAACACAGCGCAGTAAGTGTAAATACTGCGCATGCAAGTACAAATACACCGTATTACAGTACAGGTAACTGGtagaaggtcagtcagtcattttcatattaccaccgctacatctgccgcagtgggtcacggggagctggagcctatcccagtgggatagggcgtgaggcgggggacactccgggcacgacgccagtgcaccgcggagccacacaaagacatacaaccactcagacacacactcactcctatggggaatttgggaccggtcaatcaaaagcgcatggttttggaggtgggaggaagagagagaaccgtggagagaacccacgcagacacggggagagcgtgagaactccgcacagagtgggactcgaacccgggtccgccgtgttgtgaggcgacagcgctaaccactgcgccaccgtttCTCACGATCAACTCTCTGAAACCTTTAAAAGAGCAAAGGTTCCATCTAGCGGTCAGAGTCAGTCATTAAAATATGGACAGTCAGTCCTCCAGTCCGCATGGTGTCGCTGTTGGGTCTCTAACGCGTGTCCTAACTAATATGGCTTGTGTCGTGGGTTTTCTCGGCGTCAACACGGTGTGTAAACAATTACACGGAGCGGCGCTGGGGTGAGCGCTGGAGTCGGTGGGAACGTCACAgggtttttgggtttttggggctaaaacaaaaacagtgaatGGGAGAGACCGTGTGAATGTGCTGCTGATTCCGAAGACCTGCAGGAGCGAATCCGAAAGACggttgttgtttcattttgagGCGGTTGAGAGGAAACTAATCGTCTCTTGACGACCAACATGGCAGCGACGCGCGTTGCCGGGGCTGACTCGCTGGAGACCGAAAGCTGCACCGGTTTAACCGGCGTCAGGAACTGGGGCTGGGATGAGTCTCAGCTTCGGAAATACTCTTTCCCAACTAAACCCATTCCCAGACTGTCTTCTGCGGACCCCAGAGCAGACACACTCATTAACAACGAGGTAAATAACTTAGCTTGTTGAAACTTTTTTACTTGTCCCAAATACCCCtggctttattattattattattattattattattattattattattattattattattattattattatatatattttgtatatatattttaaaaaaatatatatttgtatatatattttattatatattttgttcAAGAACTGGTCCCTCGAAAATGACATTACGGCacaaatcaggtttttttttttttttttttggtgttaataAACTGCTTGTAACCTGACTGGTATTTTTGTTCAGATACATAACCTGATATAACGACACAAGCGGGTAACGATGACGTCACAATATTCTGGTTAAATAATTATGCATGAGCTgagtgaataaaaatatttaatgtctttgttgagttgactttgtaaaaaagaaacaccGTCCTGTTTTCAGTTTCCCACTTGTATATACTCAACCCAGTAAATCTGCACAATTGACTTT
This is a stretch of genomic DNA from Antennarius striatus isolate MH-2024 chromosome 11, ASM4005453v1, whole genome shotgun sequence. It encodes these proteins:
- the wnt8b gene encoding protein Wnt-8b; its protein translation is MFMHLEVFYYIFILLAHMRSYCCWSVNNFLMTGPKAYLIYSSSVAAGAQTGIEECKYQFAWDRWNCPERALQLSTHSSLRSANRETAFVHAISSAGVMYTLTRNCSLGDFDNCGCDDSRNGQRGGHGWLWGGCSDNVGFGEAISKQFVDALETGQDARAAMNLHNNEAGRKAVKGTMQKTCKCHGVSGSCTTQTCWLQLPEFREVGNYLKEKYHRALKVDLLRGGGNSAASRGAIADTFSSISRKELVHLEDSPDYCLENRTLGLPGTEGRECLKKGKNLSKWEKRSCKRLCGECGLAVEERKAEMVSSCNCKFHWCCAVKCDQCRKTVTKYFCVKKGGQRVRNESASGRRKNLRLRKKH